The Microbacterium limosum genome contains a region encoding:
- the glnA gene encoding type I glutamate--ammonia ligase — translation MDRQRDFVLRTIEERGVKFVRLWFTDVIGTLKSVAIAPAEVEGAFSEGLGFDGSAIEGLTRTSESDLLALPDPSTFQILPWRGEIDPTARMFCDIATPDGQPAVADPRHVLKRALARAAERGFTFYTHPEIEFYLLKSSTYGQGGPEPVDSAGYFDNVPGGTAHDFRRRSVRMLEDLGISVEFSHHEGGPGQNEIDLRYADALATADNIMTFRTVIKEVAIEQGVYATFMPKPLSGQPGSGMHTHMSLFEGDVNAFYEEGAEYQLSKVGRQFIAGLLRHANEISAVTNQFVNSYKRLWGGDEAPSFICWGHNNRSALVRVPLYKPNKSQSSRVEYRAVDSAANPYLAYALMLAAGMKGIEEEYELPPEAEDNVWSLTDGERRALGYAPLPASLDQALSYMEESELVAETLGETVFTYVLKNKRREWQQYRAQVTPFELQSNLEML, via the coding sequence ATGGACAGGCAGCGCGATTTCGTCTTGCGGACGATCGAGGAGCGGGGCGTCAAGTTCGTCCGGCTGTGGTTCACCGACGTCATCGGCACCCTCAAGTCGGTGGCGATCGCGCCCGCCGAGGTCGAGGGCGCCTTCTCCGAAGGGCTCGGCTTCGACGGGTCGGCGATCGAGGGCCTGACCCGCACCTCGGAGTCGGACCTGCTCGCCCTGCCCGATCCCTCCACCTTCCAGATCCTTCCCTGGCGGGGCGAGATCGATCCGACCGCCCGCATGTTCTGCGACATCGCGACGCCCGACGGACAGCCGGCCGTGGCCGATCCCCGCCATGTCCTCAAGCGCGCGCTCGCCCGGGCGGCCGAGCGCGGCTTCACCTTCTACACGCACCCCGAGATCGAGTTCTACCTCCTGAAGTCCTCGACCTACGGCCAGGGCGGGCCGGAGCCCGTCGATTCGGCCGGCTACTTCGACAACGTCCCGGGCGGCACCGCCCACGACTTCCGCCGCCGCAGCGTGCGCATGCTCGAGGATCTCGGCATCTCCGTCGAGTTCAGCCACCACGAGGGCGGCCCCGGCCAGAACGAGATCGATCTGCGCTATGCCGACGCGCTTGCGACAGCCGACAACATCATGACCTTCCGCACCGTCATCAAGGAGGTGGCGATCGAGCAGGGCGTGTACGCGACGTTCATGCCCAAGCCCCTCTCGGGGCAGCCCGGAAGCGGCATGCACACGCACATGTCCCTTTTCGAGGGCGATGTGAACGCTTTCTACGAGGAGGGCGCGGAATACCAGCTCTCGAAGGTGGGGAGGCAGTTCATCGCAGGCCTGCTGCGGCACGCCAACGAGATCTCCGCGGTCACGAACCAGTTCGTCAACTCCTACAAGCGCCTGTGGGGCGGTGACGAGGCGCCGAGCTTCATCTGCTGGGGCCACAACAACCGCTCCGCGCTCGTCCGTGTGCCCCTGTACAAGCCCAACAAGAGCCAGTCGTCGCGAGTGGAATACCGCGCCGTGGATTCGGCGGCGAACCCCTACCTCGCGTACGCGCTCATGCTCGCCGCGGGCATGAAGGGGATCGAGGAGGAATACGAGCTGCCTCCCGAGGCCGAGGACAACGTCTGGTCGCTCACCGATGGCGAGCGTCGCGCGCTCGGCTACGCGCCGCTTCCCGCGAGCCTCGATCAGGCCCTGTCCTACATGGAGGAGAGCGAGCTCGTCGCCGAGACCCTCGGTGAGACGGTGTTCACCTATGTGCTGAAGAACAAGCGGCGCGAGTGGCAGCAGTACCGTGCGCAGGTGACGCCCTTCGAGCTGCAGAGCAACCTCGAGATGCTCTGA